GCGTTGATGTTCATACCAGCACCTACACTTGCAAAAATAACGACATCACCTTTGTTAATCTCGTGATTTTCTAGAGCTCCTTGACGTACTAAGTCAAATACCGTAGGAACCGTAGCAACTGAGCTGTTACCTAGTGTGTTTATGCTCATAGGCATAATATGTTCAGGCATTTCTAAGTCGTGAAGTTTGTAAAAACGACTTACAATAGCCTCGTCCATCTTCTCGTTTGCTTGATGGATAAATATTTTCTTAACATCTGCTATTGTACAGCCACTATTTTCAAGGCACGTTTTCATGGCTTGAGGTACTTGTGTAAGCGCAAAATTATAAATCTTGCGACCATACATTTTTATGTACTTAGTTTGCTGTTCTGCTTCTGGGTTGTATGAAGATCCGTTAAAAAGGAAATAAGCTTCATCATAGGTGAATGTAGCTGTCTCAAAAGATAAGATTCCAGTGTTGCTATCATCTTGCTCAATAATAGATGCTCCAGCACCATCACTGTAAATCATGCTATCTCTGTCGTGATCATCTACCACGCGAGAAAGCATCTCAGTACCAATAACAAGACATTTTTTTGCCATACCAGCTTTGATATATGCTTGCGCTTGAATGACACCTTCTATCCACCCTGGACACCCAAAAAGGATATCGTAAGCCACACACTTAGGGTTTTGGATACGTAAGTTGTGTTTAATACGTGATGCAAGGCTAGGAACAATATCGCTAAAGTTTGATCCCTTTTGTACATCACCATAATTGTGAGCGCAAATAATGTAGTCTAGTGTTTCAGGGTCTACTCCTGAGTCTTTAATAGCTTTTAGGGCTGCTTGCGTCCCCATGTCCGAGGATTGCATACCAGCAGGTGCATAGCGTCGTTCTGAAATACCAGTAATGGCTTTAAACTTCTCTATGATGATACCATTTTCAGATTTAATGGCAGAGCCATCCATATTCAAAAATTGATGTTTTTGAAAGTTGTCATTTTTTGTAACGACTTCTGGAATGTAGCTGCCTAAACCTGTTATCTTAATTGCCATATAGGGTATTTTGTAAGGAGGTAAAGTTAATAAAACAGAATGGGATTGCCCGATGTCATAACTGTTCCTATTTATTTTGTGAAATCCATAATAATAAGCTGTTTTTAGCTACTTATCAGTGAGAACTTTACCGTTATTAAATTAATCTTGATGTATGTATAAAATAGTAAAAGGTCAAAACGCTAGATTTTGACCTTTACTTATGAGATCATCTCAATTTTGACAATGTTTTTATCAAAATAATAGATGTTTCAGTTATTCTGCACTTATGCTTCCATGTATTCCTCAATAGGAGCACAGGTACATATTAAATTACGATCACCATAAGCGTCATCTACACGACGCACAGTAGGCCAGAATTTATTTTCTGCAACATAGCTTAGCGGGTAAGCGGCTTTCTCTCTAGAGTATGAGAACTCCCAAGTATCTGCAGTGACCATTGCTAGAGTATGCGGTGCATTTTTCATAATGTGGTTAGGCTCATCAGAACTTGCTGTGTCAATTTCCTTTCTAATAGAAAGCATAGCTTCACAAAAACGATCTAGTTCTTCTTTGCTTTCACTCTCTGTAGGTTCTATCATCATAGTTCCTGCTACTGGGAAAGAAACCGTAGGAGCGTGGAAACCATAATCCATAAGACGCTTTGCGATATCTGTTACTTCGATACCATGAGCTTTAAATGGACGACAGTCTATAATCATCTCGTGTGCAGCACGACCGCGTTCTCCTACATATAAACATTGGTAAGCGCCGTCAAGACGCTCTTTGATGTAGTTTGCATTAAGAATAGCATACTCTGTAGAGTGACGCAATCCTGGCTCACCTAGCATCGTGATGTATGCGTAAGATATAAGACATGCAAGTGCAGATCCCCATGGAGCTGCGCTTATTGCAGTAATCGCTTGCTCACCGCCTGTTGTAACCACTGGGTTAGTAGGTAAGAAAGGAACTAGCTGCTTTGCAACACATATAGGTCCTACTCCTGGGCCACCACCTCCGTGAGGAATAGCAAACGTTTTGTGTAGGTTTAAGTGACATACATCTGCACCAATTGCTCCTGGGTTAGTCAAGGCAACTTGTGCATTCATGTTTGCACCATCCATATATACTTGACCACCATGCTCATGTATGAGTGAGGTTATTTCTTTTACAGCGCTTTCGTATACTCCATGTGTAGATGGGTATGTGATCATAAGTGCCGCAAGGTTGTCCTTGTGCTTCTCTGCTTTTTCACGTAAATCATCTACATCGATGTTTCCGTTTTCAAGTGCTTTTGTAACTACTACTTTCATACCAGCCATTACCGCACTTGCAGGATTTGTTCCGTGTGCAGATGATGGGATAAGGCAGATGTTTCTGTGGCTGTCTCCACGAGATTCGTGGTATGCACGTATTACCATAAGACCGGCATACTCTCCCTGAGCTCCAGAGTTAGGTTGTAGTGATGTACCTGCAAAACCTGTAATCTCCGTAAGTTGATCTTCAAGTTTTTTAAGCATAGTCTGGTATCCTTCTGCCTGATCTAATGGTGCAAATGGGTGCATATTCCCCCATTGCGGATCAGAAAGTGGTAACATCTCAGACGCTGCGTTAAGCTTCATTGTACAAGAGCCTAGAGATATCATGGAGTGGTTTAATGATAAATCTTTACGTTCTAGTTTTTTGATGTAACGCATCAATTCTGTTTCAGAATGATAGCTATTAAATACTGGAAGTTGTAAGAATGAAGTCTCACGAGCCACACTTGCAGGAATCGCGTTTCCTTCGGCAATTTGAGATACAGTGATAGTTTCTTTTGAGTACGCTTTCGCGAAAGCGGAAACGATATCATTTACATCTTGTAAAGTGGTAGCTTCATGTATAGAGATTGCTACAGTCTCTGCGTCTGGGTAATGGAAGTTGATTTCCATTTCTTGTGCTACAGCAGCTACTTTGGCAGCATCTGCTTTTATCTGGATAGTGTCAAAATAACTCTCGTTAGTTTGATACAATCCTAGTTGTTCTAGTGCATCTGCAACGGTAGCTGCAGTGTTGTGCACTTTATTTGCAATATTTTTTAATCCCTCTGGACCGTGATATACACCGTACATTCCCGCCATAACAGCAAGTAATACCTGTGCAGTACAGATGTTTGAAGTTGCCTTATCACGCTTGATGTGTTGTTCACGTGTTTGAAGCGCCATACGCAGGGCGCGCTTACCATCAGTGTCTTTTGTTACTCCAATGATACGTCCTGGGATGCTTCTTTTGTATTCTTCCTTAGTAGCAAAGTATGCTGCATGAGGACCTCCGTATCCTAGCGGAATACCAAAGCGTTGTGTAGTACCTACGACCACGTCTACTCCAAATTCTCCTGGAGCGCGTAGTTTTACAAGGCTCAATATATCTGCTGCTACAGCTACTTTAATGTCTGCTGCATTTGCATTTGCTACAAAAGCTGCGTAGTCAAATACCTTTCCAGAAACACCTGGATATTGCAAGATGGCTCCAAAGAATTCTTTAGAAAAATCAAATTCCTCATGATTTCCTACTACCAGTTCAACACCTATTGGAGTTGCACGGGTTTGTAATAAAGAAAGCGTTTGAGGTAGAATCTCTTCAGATACAAAGAATTTATTTACGTCTGCCTTTTTCTGATCACGGCTACGTACAGAAAATAGCAATGCCATTGCCTCTGCAGCTGCGGTAGACTCATCAAGTAAAGATGCATTTGCAAGCTCCATACCTGTAAGATCTGTGATCATGGTCTGGTAGTTAAGCAATGCTTCTAGACGTCCTTGAGCAATCTCTGCTTGGTAAGGAGTGTAAGCCGTGTACCATCCCGGATTTTCTAGAATATTACGCTGTATTACTGCTGGTGTAATCGCTTGATTATATCCTAGACCTATAAAAGATCTGAATACTTTGTTTTTATTAGACAGTGCTGTGATATGTGCAGCAAACTCATGCTCGCTAAGCGCAGGGTCTAGCGTGAGGTTGTTCTCAAGTCTAATGTTGTCAGGAATAGTCTCAAATATGAGCTGCTCGATAGTTTCAGCGCCTACTGTTTTAAGCATCTCAGGAAGATCACTTCTACGTGGGCCTATGTGGCGTAATGCAAACGAATCTGTATTCATCGTATTGAATATTTTTAGGTCCAACAAAAATAAGGCAACGAAATCGATTTTTACGACTTATTTGCCTCATAGCAAGCTAATGTTTTCAACGGAAATACAACCTTATTAACAGTTGTAGTATTTTTGTCTAATGCAGTTGTTTAAACGTGTTTTTGACTTTTATATAAACAGTAGTATCCACGTGAGCTTAGCCGTGGTTGCATTAGGGTGGGTGACTTGTTTGTCTTTAGACATAAACGTTAATTACGAGTTGCTTGCGTTTTTATTTTTTAGCACAGTGACTGGCTATAATTTTGTTAAATATGCCGAAATAGCTGGTTTACACCATCGAAGCCTAGCAAAATCATTAAAATCAATACAAGTTTTTTCTGTTTTTTGCGGAATTGGGATGATAATAACGGCATTTTGGCTCCCAATAGAAGTGTGGGTGGCTTGTGGTATTTTGGGGTTAATCACGTTACTGTATGCAGTTCCATTTTTTCTCCCAGCAGCAAGCACAGAAAGTGATAAGGGAAATTTGAGAAGCATCTCTGGTATAAAGATTTACATCATAGGTTTAGTATGGGCAGGAGTCACGGTGATATTACCAGTTTTAGAGCAAGGACTCTCTATGTACTGGGATGTGTGGATTGTATGTCTACAACGCTTTCTTTTTGTAATCGCTATCATGATTCCATTTGAGATAAGAGATACGAGTTATGACGTCGCCTCTTTACGTACACTTCCTCAAATAGTAGGCATAAAAAAAGCCAAAATCATTGGTGTGATTTGGCTTTTACTATTTTTAATTCTAGACTTCTTAAAGGACGACTTATCTATGCCAATTTTAACTACACACTCAATTATTGTAGCAGTGGTAGTGGTTTGTATCACGCTTTCGCGAAAGCGTACTTCAATTAAGAGTTATTTTACTTCTTTTTGGGTAGAGGGAATCCCGCTACTTTGGTTAAGTCTAGCGTTGTTATTTAATTATTTACTTGATTAAGCTGCTCTTGAAGGCGTTGCTTCATGAGTTCTTTGTCAGATATAGAAACGGTTTCTACAGATGGATTTTTTATTGCTTTACTAAGCTTTCCATTACGAGCAGAATATTTTCTACAAGCTTTACAATAGATAAGGTGAAAACTCAGTCTTATCTTTTCTAACAATGAAGCCTCATTATACTGGTTCTTGTCGCAGATGTGGTTAGCCTCGTGACATTCAGTTTTTAATTTCATTTTTTTACTTTTAATTATTTTAGATACTTATAGCCAATTTTTCTCCATACAGCTTGCCATGGCTGTGCGGGCTCTGTGGATAATTACCCAAAAGTTAGACGGAGTAATATCAAATTCATTACAAATTGCTTCAGTATCAAAGTCGTCTATAGTTTTCATCTTAAAAATACGAGCTTGCTTTTCTGGCAACTTACTTAAGCAATTAAAAATCGCCTCGCCTAGCTCTTCATTTTCGATGCTATCTTCGGCAGTTTTATCAAATGGATCTGCAACGCGCTCCTCTAGCCAGTCGCCTTCACTCTCATCATCTTTGTAATTGATGTGTACTTCTGCCTTACCTTTCTTAGAGTTTGTCTTGCGGTAGTGGTCAATGATTTTACGCTTTAAAATGGAAATGAGCCACGTACGTTCTGTAGCCTCTCCTTTAAAGTTTTTCATTGACTTAAGACCAGCGAGAAAAGTCTCAGAAATTAAGTCTCTTGCCATGTCGCGATCATTTACGCGGGCGATGGTATAATTAAATAGGTAGTCCGAGTACTGGTCT
The genomic region above belongs to Dokdonia sp. Dokd-P16 and contains:
- a CDS encoding sigma-70 family RNA polymerase sigma factor; translation: MSTNQIDPTKWVDQYSDYLFNYTIARVNDRDMARDLISETFLAGLKSMKNFKGEATERTWLISILKRKIIDHYRKTNSKKGKAEVHINYKDDESEGDWLEERVADPFDKTAEDSIENEELGEAIFNCLSKLPEKQARIFKMKTIDDFDTEAICNEFDITPSNFWVIIHRARTAMASCMEKNWL
- the gcvP gene encoding aminomethyl-transferring glycine dehydrogenase → MNTDSFALRHIGPRRSDLPEMLKTVGAETIEQLIFETIPDNIRLENNLTLDPALSEHEFAAHITALSNKNKVFRSFIGLGYNQAITPAVIQRNILENPGWYTAYTPYQAEIAQGRLEALLNYQTMITDLTGMELANASLLDESTAAAEAMALLFSVRSRDQKKADVNKFFVSEEILPQTLSLLQTRATPIGVELVVGNHEEFDFSKEFFGAILQYPGVSGKVFDYAAFVANANAADIKVAVAADILSLVKLRAPGEFGVDVVVGTTQRFGIPLGYGGPHAAYFATKEEYKRSIPGRIIGVTKDTDGKRALRMALQTREQHIKRDKATSNICTAQVLLAVMAGMYGVYHGPEGLKNIANKVHNTAATVADALEQLGLYQTNESYFDTIQIKADAAKVAAVAQEMEINFHYPDAETVAISIHEATTLQDVNDIVSAFAKAYSKETITVSQIAEGNAIPASVARETSFLQLPVFNSYHSETELMRYIKKLERKDLSLNHSMISLGSCTMKLNAASEMLPLSDPQWGNMHPFAPLDQAEGYQTMLKKLEDQLTEITGFAGTSLQPNSGAQGEYAGLMVIRAYHESRGDSHRNICLIPSSAHGTNPASAVMAGMKVVVTKALENGNIDVDDLREKAEKHKDNLAALMITYPSTHGVYESAVKEITSLIHEHGGQVYMDGANMNAQVALTNPGAIGADVCHLNLHKTFAIPHGGGGPGVGPICVAKQLVPFLPTNPVVTTGGEQAITAISAAPWGSALACLISYAYITMLGEPGLRHSTEYAILNANYIKERLDGAYQCLYVGERGRAAHEMIIDCRPFKAHGIEVTDIAKRLMDYGFHAPTVSFPVAGTMMIEPTESESKEELDRFCEAMLSIRKEIDTASSDEPNHIMKNAPHTLAMVTADTWEFSYSREKAAYPLSYVAENKFWPTVRRVDDAYGDRNLICTCAPIEEYMEA
- a CDS encoding 3-oxoacyl-ACP synthase III family protein, which translates into the protein MAIKITGLGSYIPEVVTKNDNFQKHQFLNMDGSAIKSENGIIIEKFKAITGISERRYAPAGMQSSDMGTQAALKAIKDSGVDPETLDYIICAHNYGDVQKGSNFSDIVPSLASRIKHNLRIQNPKCVAYDILFGCPGWIEGVIQAQAYIKAGMAKKCLVIGTEMLSRVVDDHDRDSMIYSDGAGASIIEQDDSNTGILSFETATFTYDEAYFLFNGSSYNPEAEQQTKYIKMYGRKIYNFALTQVPQAMKTCLENSGCTIADVKKIFIHQANEKMDEAIVSRFYKLHDLEMPEHIMPMSINTLGNSSVATVPTVFDLVRQGALENHEINKGDVVIFASVGAGMNINAMVYRY